AATAAACACAAAAAATATTACTCAATAAAATAATTGGTCTCTCTTGGCAAAGAGGGAGAACTAAGATTTGACAGACACAATAGAATGAGAGGATTATGTGGTTTGATTGATTTTCACAGAGTcggcatccaaaatggcaccctttgCCAGGGGTCAAACTTTTCTTGCccagacaaaataaaaataagatCTCATCAGGTGAACGATAACGGCAAGGAGAGATGATCAACAATTAAAAATGAATCGATTTGGTATCGTTTTTCATCATTTTTTACCTCACCAGTTATAATTAGCGACATTCATGAACACATTGAAATAAACAAAATTCCACTGAAACAAACATATGTTTGAACTAAATCAACTGACACTGCATCTTTGCTTGTGTTACAAACTTATCGACTCTAGTGGATGTCTCATAACTAGACATTTGACCCATTCACAAGGCATGGCAACCACGTCTCATCTAACAAGGCAGCTATTTGGAGAAACAGGTTTCCAGAACATTTACAGATGTTTCTAAAGGGTTGAAAAACCCAGTAGAAAAAGGTGGGTTGGACAGAAGGCAGTAACAGTCTACAGTCAAAGGAAGATGTGATAGACATCCTGCAGTAGCTGGGTCAGGTTCTCTCGCCCTGGGTATACAAGGCAGACCAGAGCCCCTGGAAAAGAGcatggttgtgttcagtaggcacaAAATGAGAGAGAAATGTCCGAAACGTGTGTGTTACAGGAGCTACTATCTGAACATGtccaatataaaaaaataaaaacttgctttcatattctgttgcaaaacactTTGCTACAATTTGTCCTAATGAACATGACACATTTAAAGGCTGGGTGAACAGGTCCATCCATGGGAACTGACTGTGTAAGGAGGTCCAGAGTATTCTGAAAAGAGGAGTGGATCCCAGTCTCACTGCAGAGGGTTGTCAAACACAGAGTCAGGCAGGaccgagatcttcagtttcttctcTGGCCAGCTATATTCTTTCGGTAACTTGGTCTGGAAGGAGGAATCAAAACAGGAGAAAAACATTTAATGATAGACCCAGAACAAAGTTAAAATTCCAGAAACTTTGCAGGGTTTTTCCTTCCCTGGTTATTACCGTAATCCTCAAACCAGGATTTCTGAAAAATCAAGGAACTTTTCTGTAATTTTGCAACCGTAATATTACAGAACAGCTTCTTTATAGGCCGAGGATGCAGATCCATAGGTAGTCCCCCCCCGGAAGCCTTCCCAAGAGCCAGAGATCCTAATCACATTCGGCGCATGCATTTCTTTACCTCTACTTTATGCACACATGTTCATGGTCACCCTCCCTTCACATTTCTCACCGTCAATCGTGAGTGATAATTCTCCAAGTTTTACTGGTGAAACGTCCATGCAGCATCTGCATACCAAACTTTTGacctcaatcagtttcatggaaATATGCATTTATGAGTGTTGATTTGAattatagtgcattcggaaagaattcaggaccttgactttttctacatttagttatgttacagccttattctaaaatatattaaattgtcccccccccccaatctgaacacaataccccataatgacaaagcaaaaacaggttcctagaaatgtttgcaaatgtatatacagtaccagtcaaaggtttggacacacctactcattccaggttttttttttttttttttactattttctacactgtagaatagtgaagacatcaaaactatgaaataacacatatggaatcatgtagtaagcaagaaaaagtgtaaaacaaatcaaaatatttcatatttgagattcttcaaagtagccaccctttgccttgttgacagctttgcactcttggcattctctcaaccagcttcacaaggtagtcacctggaatgcatttcaattaacaggtgtgctttgttaaaagttaatttgtggaatttatttccttatgtCAATCTGGGAAATTTCAATAACTTTGCAAGTTTCTTCATGTGCaggtcgcaaaaaccatcaagtgctatgaggaaattggctctcatgaggaccgccataggaaagaaagacccagagttacctctgctgcagaggataagttcattagaggtaccagcctcagacattgcagcccaaataaatgcttcacagagttcatcaacatcaactgttcagaggagactgtgtgaatcaggccttcatggtcgatttgctgcaaaaAAAACCACTACTAACGGACACCAATAAAAATAAGAAtttacttgcttgggccaagaaacacaagcaatggatatttgactggtggaaatctgtcctttggtttgatgagtccaaatttgagatttttggttccaatcgccatgtctttgtgagacgcagagtaggtgaacggatgatctctgcatgtgtggttcccaccgtgaagcatggaggagtcttgagtcaataattattcaactcctttgttatgccaagcctaaataagttcaggagtaaaaatgtgcttaacaagtcacataatacgttgcagactcattctgtgtgcaataacagtgttcAATATGATGTcagaatgactacctcatctctgtaccccacacatacagataactGTTACCGTCCCTCAGtttagcagtgaatttcaaacacagattcaaccacaaagaccagggtgattttccaatgccttgcaaagggcacctattggtagatgggtaaaaaaatatttaaaagcaggcattgaatatcccttGCTGTTGGTGTTAATTACACTTTGGTGTAATTAATTgtgttaattacactttggatggtgatcattacacccagtcactacaaaggtaaaggcgtccttcctaactcagttgcctgagaggaaggaaaccgcacagggatttcaccatgaggccaatggtgactttaaacattttattggctgtgataggagaaaactgaggatggatcaacagcattgtagttactccacaatactaacctaattgacagagtgaaaaggaagcctgtacagaatacaaatattcaaaaacatgcatcctgttcgcaacaaggcactgaagtaatactgcaacaaaaaaaatgtggcaaagaaatttactttttgtcctgaacattaagtgttgtattggatttgcaccaaacataacacataactgagtaccacattccatattttcaagcatagtggtgactgTATCACGTTAAGGAccggggagtttttcaggataaaaaagaaacggaatggagctaagcacagacaaaatcctagaggaaaacatggttcagtctgctttccacaagTCACCAGGAGATCAATTCACCTTtcggcaggacaataaccttaaacacaagaccaaatctacactCGAGTTGCTAaccaaaaagacagtgaatattcctgagtggccacAATACAGTTTTGACTAAAAccgtttgaaaatctatggcaagacctgaaaatgtatTTCTAGCtatgatcaacaatcaatttgacagagctttaagatttttgaaaatatatatacactgctcaaaaaaaataaagggaacacttaaacaacacaatgtaactccaagtcaatcacacttctgtgaaatcaaactgtccacttaggaagcaacactgattgacaatacatttcacatgctgttgtgcaaatggaatagacaaaaggtggaaattataggcatttagcaagacacccccaataaaggagtgattctgcaggtggtgaccacacaccacttctcagttcctatgcttcctggctgatgttttggtcacttttgaatgctggcggtgctctcactctagtggtagcatgagacggagtctacaacccacacaagtggctcaggtagtgcagctcatccaggatggcacatcaatgcgagctgtggcaagaaggtttgctgtgtctgtcagcgtagtgtccagagcatggaggcgctaccaggagacaggccagtacatcaggagacgtggaggaggccgtaggagggcaacaacccagcagcaggaccgctacctccgcctttgagcaggaggagcactgccagagccctgcaaaatgacctccagcaggccacaaatgtacatgtcagcatatggtctcacaagggctctgaggatctcatctcggtacctaatggcagtcaggctacctctggcgagcacatggagggctgtgcggccccacaaagaaatgccaccccacaccatgactgacccaccgccaaaccggtcatgctggaggatgttgcaggcagcagaacgttctccacggcgtctccagactctgtcacgtctatcacatgtgctcagtgtgaacctgctttcatctgtgaagagcacagggcgccagtggtgaatttgccaatcttggtgttctctggcaaatgccaaacgtcctgcacggtgttgggctgtaagcacaacccccacctgtggacgtcgggccctcataccaccctcatggagtctgtttctgaccgtttgagcagacacatgcacatttgtggcctgctggaggtcattttgcagggctctggcagtgctcctcctgctcaaaggcggaggtagcggtcctgctgctgggttgttgccctcctacggcctcctccacgtctcctgatgtactggcctgtctcctggtagcgcctccatgctctggacactacgctgacagacacagcaaaccttcttgccacagctcgcattgatgtgccatcctggatgagctgcactacctgagccacttgtgtgggttgtagactccgtctcatgctaccactagagtgagagcaccgccagcattcaaaagtgaccaaaacatcagccaggaagcataggaactgagaagtggtgtgtggtcaccacctgcagaatcactcctttattgggggtgtcttgctaaatgcctataatttccaccttttgtctattccatttgcacaacagcatgtgaaatgtattgtcaatcagtgttgcttcctaagtggacagtttgatttcacagaagtgtgattgacttggagttacattgtgttgtttaagtgttccctttatttttttgagcagtgtatatttttaaatgggcaaatgttgtacaatccaggtgtggaaagctcttagagactcttaaagactcacagctgtaatgaatgcaaaaggtgcctctacaaagtactgactgaatacttgtgtaaattagatatttcagtttcaatacatttgctacagTTTCTAAAAGCACATTTTCACTGTGTCATTataggttattgtgtgtagataagtGGAAAAATTtaattaatttaatccattttgaattcaggatgtaacaacaacatgtggaataagtcaaggggtatgaatactttctgaaggcactgtattatgCCTACACTAGTGCACAGTTGAATTTTGGCCACATTAAAGAAAAATGCAACCACTCGCACAATCCATAAATCTCCTAAGAAAATGTGGTGTTTTTGTATTACAGTAATCttatattgtattatattctCTTGTGTAGAATACTATCGTTGATCACGTAGACATTGATTGAGCTTTGATCTAACTTGATTAAACAAACACCATTCTCAATTCATCACACGGAGTAGCCTGTTCTCTGAGCAGACGAACGAGTAGAGCAGAGTGTGCTGTGCGTAAAGTAGAGAATCCCACACATGCGCAGAAGCTTCGTACCTTCAGCTGTCGGGAAGAGGGTTCCAGAGAACTCGGATCCGCAGCCACTCCATTCTTTATATTAACCCTGTAAAGAATGGTAAAAGGTGTTTCCCTCACCTCCTCTCGAGTGTTGAGCTCCGATAGGTCGCCAAGCATCTGTTCAACAAACTCTTCAGTCAGCAATATCTGAGGAGGAGATATGGTAACATAAGTACATGCAGCAAGTATGCACTTGAAGCAGTGTGTACCaggagccagtgtgtgtgtgtttacctgtagCCAGGGTCCATGTGCTGCGTACGGGTGTTCCTCAGTAGCAAAGGCCCCCTCCACTCCAGTGGATACGAAGGTGATGGCCGTGTCTCCATTTATACTCTTATAGGTGAAGTGTCTACCATGGAGCAAACGACCCCTAATCATGGAAGATGACCAGCACAACAATCATTAAACGTCACTGAATACATACTTGTATGTAAGAAGTCTGCTGGATTGGAGAACCTGCTTCTTCTCacccttcgtctctctctctcacacgccaCTCCCAATCTCACCCGCTTTCACACACAAAGGGCTCAGATGACCCTGGTCTTGTTTTAATGTAATCTGTATGTATGTGGGAAGACCCAGACTCACCCCcaactccagtgtgtgtgtgtgtgtacctgagacAGAGGGGCAGCAGTGTTCCTGACTCCTGGTTGAATTTCAAATGAACACTTTCCAGTTGTCTGGTACGAACTAGCTCGTGAGGAACGATGGCCGCCGAACTCTCACTCTCCAGACTGTCCTTACGACTTCTAGAGAAAGAAGGGGAGTCAGAAAGAGATTTAAATGACCACTTTACGTTCAGGGGAAACAAGTCCCATGGTGGCGTGTAGCTCCCTATAAAGTGTGTGAACGAGTTTGCTGTGGAACTGGACATGTGCATAAGCACCTAACCCCTCATCTCGTCTTTCTCTTACCTGTGATACGGCTGGCGCTGCAAATGGCCATTGTTTGTCTACGGAGAAACCAGGGGGCGAATTCTACCACATACAATTTCACACACCTATCATGTGTTGTTCAATGTCCCAATACTGTGTGCACACTTGGGTCTCATGGCGTGGTCTCTGGCTGGGTTAAGGggaggtgtgtgcatgtgtacagtCTACTCTAGAGAACACTACAAAGGAGGGGGTGAAAGCTGTTGATGTGACATCACCGcttgagaggaaagagagaaaaacaagagTGGCGTGTGTGTGCCTCAATGCTGACTCAGAATGAACATTTAGAGCGGGAAAGTGAGTAAACAGCAGCTGCACTGCGCGGGTATGTACTCACTGAGGCCTGTCGTGTCCTTGTTTCTGGGAGTTGATAGGGGGTAGTGCTGATTTGGTGTTGAACTCCAGGCCTTTCCTCAGGGCTTCTCTGATCTGCTCGGTATCTGCAGTGGACAAACCATTGGGTTAGTTGTTGGACATACAGTAACATTAGGACACAAAATCACTCCGTAAGGAGCAAtagatttgctgcaaagaaaccactacaccaataaaaagaagaacagacttgcttgggccaggaaacacaagcaatggacattagaccggtggaaatctgtccgttGGTTTGATGAGTggaaattttagatttttggttccaaccgccgtgtctttgtgagacgcagagtaggtgaacggatgatctctgcatgtgtggttcccaccgtgaagcatggaggagtgatggtgtgggggtgctttgctggtgacactgtcagtgatttatttagaatttaaggcacacttaaccagcatagcttccacagcattctgcagtgatatgccatcctatctggtttgcgcttaatgggactatcatttgtttttcaacaggacaatgacccaacacacctccaggctgtgtaagggctatttcaccaaatgagatggtttgggatgagttggaccgcagagtgaaggaaaagcaaccaacaagtgcacagcatatgttggaaatccttcaagactgttggaaaagcattccaggtgaagctggttgagagaatgccaagagtgtgcaaagctgtcatcaaggaaaagggtggctacttcaaatatattttgacttgtttaacacttttttggttactacatgattccatgtgtcatttcatagttttgatgtcttcactattattctacaaagtagaaaatagtaaaaataaagaaaaaccatttaatgaataggtgtgtccacatgtttgactggcactgtatgtatgtatgtatgtatgtatgtatgtatgtatgtatgtatgtatgtatgtatgtatgtatgtatgtatgtatgtatgtatgtatgtatgtatgtatgtacagttgaagtcggaagtttacatacacttaggttggagtcattaaaactattttttcaaccactccacaaatttcttgttaacagacagattatttcacttaaaattcactgtatcacaattccagtgggtcagaagtttacatacactaaattgactgtgcatttaaacagcttggagaattccagaaaatgatgtcatggctttagaaacttctgataggctaattgacatcatttgagtcaattggaggtgtacctgtggatgtatttcaaggcctaccttcaaactcactgcctctttgcttgacatcatgggaaaatcaaaagaaatcagccaagacctcagaaaaaacaattgtagacctccacaagtctggttcatccttgagagcaatttccaaacgcctgaaggtaccacgttcatctgtacaaacaatagtatgcaagtataaacaccatgggaccacgcagccgttataccaCTCGgggaggagacgcgttctgtcttatagagatgaacgtactttggtgcaaaaagtgcaaatcaatcccagaacaacagcaaaggaccttgtgaagatgctggaggaaacaggtacaaaagtaattatatccacagtaaaacaagtcctatatcgatagaacctgaaaggctgctcagcaaggaagaagccactgctccaaaccgccataaaaaagactacggtttgcaactgcacatggggacaaagatcttactttggagaaatgtcctctggtctgatgaaacaaaaatagaactgtttggccataatgaccatcgttatgtttggaggaaaggggggagggggggcttgcaagccgaagaacacatcccaaacgtgaagcacgggggtggcagcatcatgttgtgggggtgctttactacaggagggactggtgcacttcacaaaatagatggcatcatgaggaagtacaattatgtggatatattaaagcaacatctcaaaacatcagtcaggaagttaaagcttggtcgcaaaggtgtcttctaaatggacaatgaccctaagcattcttccaaagttgtgtcaaaatggcttaaggacaacaaagtcaaggtattggagtggccatcacaaagccctgacttcaatcctatagaaaatttgtgggcaaaactgaaaaagtgtgtgcgagcaaggaggcctacaaacctgactcagttacaccagctctgtgaggaggaatgggccaaaattcacccaacttattgtgggacgcttgtggaaggctacacaaaacgtttgacccaagttaaacaatttaaaggcaatgctaccaaatactaattgagtgtatgtaaacttctgacccactgggaatgtgatgaaataaataaaagcggaaatcactctactattattctggcatttcacattattaaaataaagtggtgatcctaactgacacaACCCAGGTCAGATCTATGAGGGCCCATTAGAATTGTATAGGGATAtaagttaggtgtgtgtgtgtgtgttataccttTCTCCGACAGTCTTCGTGGCTGAGATCCTATACAGATGGAGCGGCTGTCCTCTTCATCCTCGGACGGTCGGCTGAGGTCGTCCCACACACACTTTGCGCTCACGCCACTCAAGTTGGATCCCTCTGTCTCTATACCCTGGTCCACACGCTCCTGCTTAGGATGagcaaacacacacgcaaaccTTAACACTAGCCCACACACACATTAACGCACACTCAAACACATTGTGGGGACTGAACCAGCAGGTGGCGCTGTTTGAATGAAAATACAATTTGAATTAATAGACAAAAGTAACTCATCAAAGCCTTACTTGTAAATGCGGGTCGATGTCAAACatggtctctcctctcctcatgtcAGTTATCAACCAGGGTCCTCCGGCACTGAACACAGACGGCATGGAGGAGAAAAGAGAATCATGGACTCGGTCACACTGGGTTAATGTGAAATAAGACTGGTAGTCTGGGCAGGGAGGTATCTCATATTTCAAACTCACACATGGACCCCTCGGAGAAGCTCCAGTATTCCCTGGCCGTTCCACTGTTGGGCCGCCTGCAACTCTTCTGTACACACACCCACAatctacagagaggagagggagttaacacacagaaaaaaaagaaagagggtaaaagaacacacacagaagGCCATTATAGACTCAACGGAGGGAGTTGAGGGGGTAGACCGGAGAGCCTGGGGCTAGATTAGCTCACCTGCAGGAAGTTGACCAGGCCGAAGGGTGTGTGGACCGGCGATATCTGGGGGTCCTCAGTGAGCAGCATGTGTTGGATACGAGACTCACTGTTGTCCAGGGGACTGTGCCACGATATGTGGTCTCCACTGCAAAATGTGTTTtctacaggagagaggagagacatggaTGTCAAAGACAACTCTGTGATATATTGGAAAATACGTTACAGTTTTCTCATCACTAGTCTAACAGCAAACGAGAAAAGACCATCAGACTTTTCTTTCAGTCTGATGGTAAGAATGATAGGAGAAAGTGAGGAAAAAAGggagtgtgtgtatacagtgcattcggaaagtattcagacccctttactttttccagatttgtgaccgaccggctcaattCTGCCTTATGTAGCAACTTTTAAactgtgtttttttacattggataaaaggagagactcagagctagaacatggtatatcatacactacagttgaggaacaatgggaaagtaattctgctttgaaagttgataaacttgtaacctcactttccagaaaatggcccttgaatgttttggtacacttacTGAAgaactcttctttgtctacacccattgagtatcgttcacaccctcttaagctttaacCCCACCCATCTCTAAGTATTTACATGCGAGGCCATtcactaaacaaccaaagatttcaagactaaaggctggtttatactacgggtgtgttcgtaaatttaaTTTGGAGCGCAagagtgtgctctgggcgttcGAAAACTAAGAGCGTTGTCAGAtcgtccgttcgtaaattcagagcgcttCAATCTCGGAGCGTTCAGACCTAACAGCagtagtcaagcacccaagctaactggctaaagttggctagcttgctagctacttccagaacagctcactctgaccattttactcacactagcagagctggttaggctgttttatgTGATCCAGAGTGTTGGAgcctgcaactgtgctgctggcaacaattgaattatactttttttgccaacgtttactgacactggccatattcaacgggtgttgagcgttcataaattcTAAAGTTATTCTGCACAGtcagtgctctgaaatcggagtagatagctggtaaattcgctctggctacgtctatcgacagttgttgcagtgacatcatgaacattctattgaaatggttacttgcatagtggagtccaTTGTTTagatatttagctagctagctaaacaatgaaccataatcccaactcataacattaCTACTCTGCATGAATCTGTAGGTAGCTAACCAACAAGGttcattgttagctagctaacattaggctataagtagcaatgcaaatggctct
This portion of the Salvelinus namaycush isolate Seneca chromosome 22, SaNama_1.0, whole genome shotgun sequence genome encodes:
- the LOC120017501 gene encoding suppressor of fused homolog isoform X1; translation: MDEVRPINGPAAAPGLASIFPPGLQAIYGECRRLYPDQANPLQVTAIVKYWLGGPDPLDYISMYRNVGCAAQDVQEHWHYISFGLSDLYGDNRVHEFTGQEGPSGFGFELTFRLKREVGETAPPTWPAELMQGLARYVFQSENTFCSGDHISWHSPLDNSESRIQHMLLTEDPQISPVHTPFGLVNFLQIVGVCTEELQAAQQWNGQGILELLRGVHVAGGPWLITDMRRGETMFDIDPHLQQERVDQGIETEGSNLSGVSAKCVWDDLSRPSEDEEDSRSICIGSQPRRLSEKDTEQIREALRKGLEFNTKSALPPINSQKQGHDRPQSRKDSLESESSAAIVPHELVRTRQLESVHLKFNQESGTLLPLCLRGRLLHGRHFTYKSINGDTAITFVSTGVEGAFATEEHPYAAHGPWLQILLTEEFVEQMLGDLSELNTREETKLPKEYSWPEKKLKISVLPDSVFDNPLQ
- the LOC120017501 gene encoding suppressor of fused homolog isoform X2 — encoded protein: MDEVRPINGPAAAPGLASIFPPGLQAIYGECRRLYPDQANPLQVTAIVKYWLGGPDPLDYISMYRNVGCAAQDVQEHWHYISFGLSDLYGDNRVHEFTGQEGPSGFGFELTFRLKREVGETAPPTWPAELMQGLARYVFQSENTFCSGDHISWHSPLDNSESRIQHMLLTEDPQISPVHTPFGLVNFLQIVGVCTEELQAAQQWNGQGILELLRGVHVAGGPWLITDMRRGETMFDIDPHLQERVDQGIETEGSNLSGVSAKCVWDDLSRPSEDEEDSRSICIGSQPRRLSEKDTEQIREALRKGLEFNTKSALPPINSQKQGHDRPQSRKDSLESESSAAIVPHELVRTRQLESVHLKFNQESGTLLPLCLRGRLLHGRHFTYKSINGDTAITFVSTGVEGAFATEEHPYAAHGPWLQILLTEEFVEQMLGDLSELNTREETKLPKEYSWPEKKLKISVLPDSVFDNPLQ